The Methanothermobacter sp. CaT2 DNA window CTGTGGATATCTCAGCAGCCTCCGGCCCTGATGCAACCACCGGCACTCCGTAGTCAGCCTCAAGTTTCTCCTTGAGCCAGGCCACATCCCTGAGGGGTCCGTCGACACCTATCAGGGGTACCACCGCATCAACGTCCTCCCTGAGCGCTATTTCCAGAGGGCCCTCCATGCCCCTGGGCACTATGTGGTATGAATCGGCGAGTTCAAGGTTTGGAGCGTCTGGATTTGACTCGGAGAGAATGGTGGTCACACCCATCGCTGAGGCGTACTCTGCAACGTCATTGAAGAGTCTTGAACCTATGAACAGAATCCTCATGATGATCACTCAAAAAAATCAAGGACTGGTTTACTCTTTGGTGGGATCTTATAAAAACTTAATCTTGACCGGTTGAGTTCAGGTAAAATTCATCCAGAATTCTCAATACCCTCAAAATACAGGGCTGATTGAATTCAACCCTAAAAATCATCCGCAGCTTCCAAAGTCATCAAGGGCAGAGATTATCATCCCTGCGAGGTCATGTACAGCGTCTTCAACCGCGGGTGAGAGTCCAGTCCCAAATTCAAGGTTTTCTGGCTGTACACCCATGAGGGCAATCCTGTAATCACCCTGATCCTCAAGGTACCTCACAAGGAAGGATAGGGGCATGGCATGGGTGGATATGCTGTACTCTGATATACTATCCCTCTCAATGAGCCTTACGGTTCCCGGCTCCTCTCTCATCTCAACAGCGTCCACAATCAGTATGTGGCTCGGTCTTTCGGAGCGTATTTTTCCTGTGAAGTTTTCAGGCACCGTGCCCGCATTGATAACGAGATGTCCCCTCTCCTCCATTGCCTCCTGGATGAGGGACGCCAGGTATGGGCCAAGGCCATCATCGGACCTCAATTCATTCCCGACTGTGAGGACGAGGAGCCTTCTGCAGTCAGTGAGAAAATCACTCAGAAGCCGCTTCAACATGATAGAAACCACCAGAAATAATCAGATAAATCATATGATGGATGCTTCAACCGAATCAAGGCCGCCACCCATCCTGTATGAAAGTTTTATCTCGACCTCACCTTTATCTCCGGTCTCCCCGAGGGGTATGATGAGCGGGGGGTTCATCATGGGTGTGGGACCGCATATGATTCCAGGAGCCGTCAGGGTAAAGGATATTATTCTGATAGCGTTGAAGGGACTCGATGCCTGCAGCTTCAATGAACCCCTGAAAATCTCAGGGAGGTCCCCCCTGAACTCGACCCTGTCATAAACCCTCATTGGACCTGATGAGGGTTGTGAAAGATTTTCATCATACATGATGTTCTCAAAGTTCACGGTGACGGGTTCTGCTGCATTGAAGACTGCCTGTGGTATTACAGTCCCATCATCCCTCAGGAACCTTAGGGCCCTCCTTAGAACCGGGACCTGCTCCTCATCTATGAGTGCTGTGTCAAGCATCTCACATATGATCGTGTCAGCCGCAGTGAATTCATAGTGCAGGGCGTCCTCGTTGACAACACTGACGTTATCCAGACCTGATAGGTTCTCCCCTGCACATGCAGCTATCTTCGGATCCCTTTCAATTGCAATGACACGATCAGCATACTCTGAAGCAAAGAATGAGAGGATCCCGCTGCCTGCCCCGAGGTCATAGGTGAGGCCCCTGGCCCTGGATGATATGGCCTCGCGGAAGGCTGCGAGGCGTTCATGATCCCCCAGAAGGTTTCCGTGATACGGTGTGACCCTGAATCTCATTTAGTTACTGAAGGCCTTGCTGGATCAGTGTTCATGTTCTATTTTCTGTTCGTTGATGTGCTGGTGAGCCTCACGTGTTCAACGCCCTTGAGCCTCATCATCTTCTCGGTGAGTTCCCTTATCTTTGCAACATCTCCCTTAACCACTATGACCTCAAGGCAGTGTCTTTCGGTCATGTGTACGTGCATAACAGCGTTGATGTATTCACGGTAGTCGTGCTGTATGTCTGCAAGGTCCTCCATGACCCCTGTGTAGTGGTGGTCATAGATCACAGCAATAATACCGATTCGCTCACCTTCCATTTCATTCATCCACTGGTACCTTACAATGTAGTCCTTAAGGGCGTCTCTTATGCCCTTTGATCTTGACTGGTAGCCACGATCCCTTAGAACTTCATCAAATTCATTTAAGAGCTTTTTTGGTAGAGACATGCTTATTCTCATCATAACTATTACCCCACAAGTGGTTTGATATGAATTTATTATATTATTATTCTAAAGTCATATTTAAACTTTTTTAGCTTGCAGTATTGTCTGCAGAAAACAACAGGTTATTACATGAATAATTAACACGACTATTTAAATTCATCGCAGACACCATGGCTGTCCCCGAGGATAAAAAGATACAGTGATATCGGCACCGGCAGAATTGAATAACAATGCCCTCAGGATAACAAAGCATAAAAAGATACAGTGATATATTAATTAGAAGTATGACTTTGAGGGATTTCAATGAAGGTTAAAGAAGCCATGAACCCTGAGATAATAACTGTGAGCCCCGAGACAAGGCCCCTCGAGGCCTTCGAGAAGATGTACAAACATGGAGTCCGGAGACTGTTCGTACTCGAAGATGATGGTAAACCTGTGGGTGTGGTATCCTACACTGACCTAATAGGAGTTCTTGGAACCATAAAACCCGACAGTGAACACCCTGAGAGGGACCTTAAGGTGAGGGACATCATGGTGGATGAGGTGATAACCATCTCCGCAGATGACAACATAGAGGACGCCGCCAACCTCATGCTGAGGGCTGATATATCAGGACTCCTTGTAATGGATGATGAAAGACCAGTGGGAGTCATAACAAAAACTGACATATGCCGGCTGGTTGCAGCTGAGATACTGGTTCCCTCCTGATGTCCAGGAGTGAGTGACCACAAGTAACTGGAGGTCCCCATTGAAGATTATAACCAGAAAGGAAAACATGGTCTACAGGGAAATCAGGTACATGCAGCTTGACCTTAACGCCCCCGTATCTGAGGATATGCTCAAAAGGAACCTTGACCTGCCAGAACACGAATACCATGACACCATCACAGCTCTTGAGAATAAGGGACTTATTTCACGGGAAAATGGCCGTATAGTGGCCGAAAACCTCGATGAAGAGGTCAGGGTGATGGAGACCCAGGAAGATGTCAGGGTCGCTGAACTCAACCAGATCGAAGAGGAGGCCCTCAGGATCCTCAGGGAAATCGGGAGTGGAGCTCCAATCCCACGCTACCTCCTTGAGGGCCACCTCCTCTACGGTCCTCTTAAACTTGGGACCAGAAGGATGTACAACATCATCCTCTCCCTTGAAAACAGGGGGCTCATTGAAAGGGTCCTGCTTGAGGATGGTGAGTACTACCGTCCAATCATGGAGAAGACAGAAAATTGATCCATGGATTTAAAGTCCCTGCCGGGTAAAAACAGGGACTAGAGCTCCAGGTCCCCGGTTACAGGGAGACCCCTGAGCCATCCGAGGTCGCTCTGGTAGAGCATCCTTATATCCTTTATATCAAATCTTATCATGGCAAGCCTCTCTATACCGAGACCAAAGGCGGCTACAGGTGTTTCAACTCCCAGAGGTTCCAGGACCTCGGGCCTGAACATGCCGGCCCCACCAAGCTCTATCCAGCTTTTTTTCTCCGGGAGATAGATTTCACATTCGGTTGATAGGTATGTGTATGGGAAGTAGGCCGGTCTGAACCTGACCTCAAATCCAAGTTTCCTGTAGAACTCCCTCAGTATACCCAGAAGATTCCTGAAGTTAACCTCATCCCCTGCAACGATCCCCTCAACCTGATGAAACTCAGGGAGGTGCTTGTAGGTGATGGTCTCCCTCCTGAAAACACGTCCAACAGAAAACATCTTGAGGGGCGGTTCGTTCTCACTGAGGAACCTTGCAGATACGCAGGTCGTATGGGTCCTAAGCACGCTCTGCCTTGCAACATCTCTGTCCCATTCGTACTGCCAGCCCTCTGATCCTGTTGAACCGCCGGTTTCATGTGCGTCCTGCACAGCCCTTACAAGGTCCTCACAGGGGAGATCCGTGACGGCGGGGTTTTTAACATAGAAGGTGTCCTGCATCTCCCTTGCAGCGTGGTCCTGGGGCTGGAAGAGGCAGTCAAAGTTCCAGAAGGCAGACTCGACGATGGGGCCCCTTGATTCTGTGAATCCAAGTTTAAGGAATATTGACCTTATCTCATCGATTATGCGCCTCAGAGGGTGCATCTTTCCCGGGTAGACCAGAGGGTACTCTGCATCAATGTTGTATCCCCTGTAGTGGAGTTTTCTCCAGGCCCCGCTCTTGAGGTGTTCATGGGTGACCTGTGTTGCCTCCTCAACTATCTCGATTCCCCTTTCAAGGAGTTTCCTGCCCTCTGTGGTGAGTTCAATGGTATGCCTCTTAATTTTCCTTATATCAACTATTCCCTTCCGTCCCTTAAGATCCTTCAGTGCACCCCTGAGTTCATCAGGGAGTTCTCTGATCCTCACGGATCCCCTTTCAAGTAAGAGTTCCAGCAGCCTCTCATCCGCACCCCTTTCAGGTGTTCCATCGCTCACCGCTGAGACCATCCCCTGGCTTATCCTACCCCATCCCTTCCTCATGAGCCAGCCAATACCAATACCTGCCTCTTTCTTATCAAGACCCGCTCTCCTGGAAAGTTCTGACATTTCAAGCTCTTCTTCACCTTTAAGGGCCTCAATGAGTCTGCGCTCAGGAAGTCCCTCCCTGGCACAGGACTCTCCATCCTCTGTGAGGGATACAACCTCATCCGCGTCCTTCAGAACCCTCACAAATCCCCTTGATTCAAGTGCGCCTGACGCACTCATGACAGATTTTATATCAATTTTCTGGGATTCTGCTATTTCTTCAGGCTTTAATGGTTTATCTGAGCCTTCGAATGCTTTCAGAACCTTCTTCTCGTAAATGTGAAGCTGGTCAATGATCCTGTCAAGATCCATCATAATAATTCTCCTCCAGTTTACTCAAATAAGCGTTTCAACCCAGTTCTGAGTAGTAATCAAGTAATCCAACCATGACAGAGGAAGCTGTGAGATCCGCGGTTGTCCCGGGGTTCCATCCCATCCGGTAGAGCTTCCTGTCAAATTTCTCAACCCTCCTGAGACCCGCTGCAGTGAGCACACCTCCCCTATCAACGATGTCTGAGGCTTCCTCTGAAACCTCCACGGCGATCTTCTCGCCATACTTCCTGGATATCAGTGTGTCGGGGAATCTTGAAAGTATGGTCAGGAATGTCTGGACCACGGCCCGGTTCATGCCATGCTTCTCCACGGTTCCCTTAAAGACCGGGAAGCCGACGTTGAATGTAACCGGCATGCTGGACGTTAACTCCCTTGCAATGAGGTCCCAGTCAGCTGACATCTTGAGGGTGTCAAAGAGGGTGATGTTCTCATCGATTATCCTCTGCTGTGAAGCAGGGTCATTAACGTCGAGGGTGTCATGTTCACCCATTCCACCGGCCTCCGCAGTTGAAATGGCCCTGTAGAGGTTAACAGCGTCCCCTGATGTTGTCTGAAGTATAAGACGGTTTACCTGCTCCCTGAGTCCCTGGAGATCCCCGCTGTCAACCATCCCTGCGGCTGCTGAGAGGGGTGTGAGCAGCATTATGATACCAAGGTTTGTATTGGTTGAAACCCACCTCCTGGTGTCCTCAACCGCCCTGAGTATGAGCTCTCCCAGCCCGAGGGTCGAAAGGTCAAGAGTATCCCTCAGTTTCTCCCCCCTCTCTGCTGCCAGTCTCATGGTATCACCTGTGACTATCCCGCTCACGAGGAAGTCCTCGTAGACCATATCATCGAAGTCACGGGTCCTGTGGACATTGCCTGGTTTCGGGTATCCGCTGACCTCAAGGACAGAGGCCAGTTCTGCTATCCTTGAAACATGGAGGGGATCCATCTAGATCACCCCCAGGAGATCAGGTGCGAAGTGTGATATTATAAGATCTGCACCTGCACGTTTTATTGATAATATGGATTCATATATGGCCTCATCAGTGAGGTATCCGCTCTTTATGGCCGCCTTCAGCATTGAGTACTCGCCACTGACGTTGTATGCTGCAAGTGGCACGCTGAACCTCTCCCTGACCTTACCTATAACATCAAGGTATGCCAGGGCCGGTTTCACCATGAGTATATCAGCACCCTCCCTGAGGTCCAGTTCAGCCTCAATGAGGGCCTCGTCAATGTTGGCAGGGTCCATCTGATAGGATCTCCTGTCACCGAAGGCAGGGGCCGATGATACGGCGCCCCGGAATGGTGCATAGAATGCTGAAGCATATTTAACCGCGTAGGACATTATCAGGGTGTCCTGGAAGCCTGCATCATCAAGGCTCCTCCTTATGGCTGCCACCCTACCATCCATCATATCCGATGGGGCCACCACGTCTGCCCCGGCCTCGGCATGGGATAGGGCTATCCTTGAAAGGACCTCCAGGGTCTCATCGTTGACGATTTCGCCATCCACGACGATACCGCAGTGCCCATGGCTGGTGTACTGGCATAGGCAGACATCAGTCATGACCACAAGGTCTGTTTCCTCCTTGAGCCTCCTCACAGTCCTCTGCACAACACCGTGGGGGTCATGGGCTGCTGAGGCGAGCTCATCCTTGGCTGATGGCATTCCGAATATGAGTACGGATGATAGTCCCTCATCCTCAAGTCTGGATGCCTCGGAAACCGCATCATCCACAGAGTACCTGAACTGGCCTGGCATTGTATCTATGGCCTCCACATCACCCCTTCCAAGTTTTTCACTCACAAACATGGGGTATATGAGATCCGATGGGTGCAGCCGTGTTTCTCTAAGGATATTCCTTATCTGTGGACTCTTACGTAACCTTCGCATCCTTTTTGTGGGAAACTCCATATTATCACTCACAGGTAACTGTTGGATTCATTGTGATATTTCTTATTACATCCTCAAGGGTAAAAAACATAACCATGTCCCGCGCAGAAAATAAATTCCGGGGCCCTTCATGAACACCACGGTTGATGTATGGAGATCATGACTCAACATCCACAAGGACCTCAACACGTTTTATGGCCTCATCAACAGCCTCAGGGTCCATAATTATCTTTATGGCACCTTCAGGACACCTCTCAGCGCACCTGCCGCATATGAGGCATTTTCTTGCGTCGTGCTCCAGTTCCTTCCCCACAGCTATGGCACCAGTGAAGCAGGCCTCCTCACAGCGACCGCATAGAACACAGCTGGACTCCTCCCTTTTCAGTTCCACGCCTTCCATTGGTGTTATGGAGGATGCTATGTCCTCAGAGAGGAGTGGCGTCATCTTCCAGAGACAGCAGCATTCACAGCAGCTACAGACCGAGAGGAGTTCATCATGGGGCCCTGAGTTAAGCCAGACAGAGTCTATCCTGTTCCTCCCTATTATATGGACCAGTCCTGCCTCCTGGCATCTTTCAATGTGTTCAAGTGCCTCCTCAGCAGATATGAGTCTTCCGACCTTCTCTGAGATCCTCATGGCTCCGGGGCCCAGGAAGAGGCAGCCAAGGTCATGGGGGTAGCTGCTGCAGCCCGATGAGACCCTGCATATGCAGAAGTCCATCCGGAAGATGTACCTGGACCGGAGTATCATCCTCCTCAGGACCTCCGATGGGAGGGCGACATTCTCAGGCACCTGGATGCGGTGGTTTATCTCGATGGATGAGTTCCTGGGTATGACCTGTATATCGTCCCCCTCAAAGAAGAGTCTCCTTACGAGGTTCCTGAATATCACAGACCTTTCTGTGAGGGATGCGAGTTTAAATCGGGACCTGAATGTCCTCCTTATTATCGCAACACTTATATCTGTGAAGTCAATCACGTGAACCACCCAGTTTTTCTGTGAGGGGATCGCCATCCCCATGGACCCTTCCTCTGTAGTAGGACTTGCCGTGCCTGACTATAAGGGCATGGTACTCCTGGAAGACCCTGAAATCGGGTTCAAGGGACCTTTCGAAGAGTTCCTTTATTCTGTGGTAGCTCTCATCACCGGCTATGAGTCCCAGATGGGTCAGTATCCTCCTTGTGTATGCATCAACCACGAACTCCGGTTTTCTGTAGGCATATAGCAGCACTGAATCCGCGGTTTCAGGACCGACACCCCTTACCTTCAGGAGCTCCTTCCGGGATGGTGTTGAGCCCTCAAGGGATATGAAGAACCCTGCCATTTCGCGGAGGTATGATGCCTTCTGTCTGTAGAAACCAGCACACCTTATGGCCGCCTCAAGTTCAGCGTCGTCCAGGGAGAGTATCCTCTGGGGTTTAAGGGCGTCCATTGCCGCAAGGTTTCTGAGTGCAGATGCAGCAGAGTCCCAGGACGTGTTCTGTGTGAGTATGGAACCTGTGATGACCTCAAAGACCTCCCCATCATCTGATGGTGGGGTGTAATCGCCGGGGTGGTACCTGAGTGTCATTGTATCCCTATCAAGGAGTGGCCACCATCCCTGGGGCCCATAGAGTTCCATGAGGAAACGGTAGATATGCCTGAGCATTTTCATGTTTAATAGGTAAATAAACACCACGGTTAAACATTTAGGTCCTGCGTGAAAACCCTGATTGTAAGGAATCCACATCAACCCCCATCCTCATGATCACAGAACATAAAAAGCAGCACAATCAGTAAACCAGCAATACCCGATGATATATTAATTAAAAGTTACACAGTAAATCCATGAGATATGAAATTTTACACAGACCAAGTTTTAGTATGGCTCACATCGAGCTTGAAAGCGGTGAAGCAATAAAGGCTGAGACAGGTGCAATGGTGAGCATGAGCTCAAACATAGAACTTCAGACGGAGACAGGGGGTCTTCTTGGGGCTTTTAAGAGATCCATTGGAGGGGAAAGCCTTTTCCTTAACACCTTCAGGGCACAGGGTAGGGGGGATGTGCAGCTCGCACCGGCCTATCCGGGTGATGTTGAGGTCCTTGAGACCACGGAGGCCATCTATGCCCAGAGTGGCGCATTCATGGCCGGACCAGAGGATGTGGAGATAGACACAAAACTGGGAGGTTTCAAGACCTTCTTTGCAAGGGAGGGATTATTCCTTCTTAAAATCCAATCCTCAGGACCGGTGTTCCTTTCAAGTTTCGGGGCAATTTACAGCAGGGAACTTGTAAATGAGAGGTTCATAGTGGACACAGGCCACATTGTAGCCTTCACAGAGGGTCTTGATTTCAGTGTGAGAAAGGTTGGTGGACTTAAAAGTACTTTTCTGAGTGGCGAAGGCCTGGTTGCAGAATTTGAAGGTACAGGAACCGTATACATGCAGAGCCGGAGCATTGATAGCTTCGTTGGATGGTTAACACCCATGCTCCCCTCAAGGAGTTAGATTGATACTGTGTGGTGATTCGGTGGCCGGGAACAGTACCGGTGAAATGTTCAGAGTAACGACCTTCGGATCCAGCCATGGTCCTGCAGTGGGTGCCGTTATCGACGGCTGCCCCGCAGGTCTCGAACTGAGTGAGGATGACATACAGCAGGAACTTAACAGGAGGAGGCCTGGAACCAGCGCCCTGACCACTCCACGGGCTGAATCCGACAGGGTCGAGATACTCTCAGGTATATTCAGGGAAAGAACAGATGGCACTCCAATAGCTGGAATCGTCAGAAACCTGGACGCCGACTCAAAAAGTTACAGTAACATTAAGAATACACCAAGGCCGGGGCACGGTGACTACACCTGGAGGGCGAGGTTCAGGAACTACGACTACCGTGGCGGTGGCCGTGGAAGTGGAAGGGTTACCATTGGGCACGTAATCGGTGGGGCCGTTGCAAAGAAACTCATCGGTAATTATGGTTTGACTGTAACAGGCCACGTTGTGCAGGTGGGTGATGTTAAGGCAGACACTGTAAGCCTTAAAAGGATAGGCGAGTATGCTGAGAGCAATCCTGTTCGCTGTGCAGATCCCAGGGCGGCCAGACAGATGGAGGAGGTTATACTCGATGCCCGCAGCAGGGGAGACTCCGTTGGTGGGGTTGTTGAGGTTGTTGTCCTTGGTGCGCCCCCGGGACTTGGTGATCCGGTATTCAGTAAACTCGATGCAGATATGGCCAGGGCCCTAATGGGTATCGGGTCTGTGAAGGGTGTTGAGATCGGGATGGGATTCGAGGTTGCAGAACACCGTGCAAGTGAGATAAACGATGAGTTCTACCTGGATGATGATGGTAAGGTGAGGACAACAACAAACACCTCTGGAGGCATACTTGGAGGGATATCAAGCGGCATGCCAATAACTGCAAGGATAGCAGTAAAGCCCACACCATCCATATCAGTCCCCCAGAAGACAGTTGACCTTGAAAGGATGGAGGAAACAACCATTGAGGTCCGTGGAAGACATGATCCCTGCATCTGCCCCAGGGTTGTGCCTGTTGCAGAGGCTGCGGTTGCAATCGTCCTTGCCGACCATATGATAAGGGCCGGCTTCATCCACCCCACATACATTGGAAAAGAATGAAAGAATCCCTATCTGACCAGAGAGATGACAGCAGAGCTGCTCGAATTCCTTGAGGAGCTGAGCCGCGCCCTCATAGCCTCAGGGAATTCTGTTACAGATACCGAGAGGATCCTGCGGAGTGTCGCCGAGTCCCAGGGCGTGGAGGTTGAGGTCTCGGTCCTCCCAACCATGATCATAATAAAGGCGGAGGGAGAGGTTTCAAGGATGGGCCTTGCAGCCCAGTCCCCCGGGATGATGCCCCTTCACCAGGTCACAGAAATATACAGACTCACCGATGATGTGACATCCCTGAGGATGGAGGTGGGTGAGGCCCTGGGTGAGCTCAGGGGGATATTGAGGGGATCCCACAGGTTCGGCCGCTACGGGATCCTTCTGGGTTATCTTATTCTCTCAATAGGTATAGCACTGCTTATACAGCCAGACCCTGATCTTGTAGTTTATTCATCATTTCTCAGCCTTATAGCAGGCTCCCTGATAGTGGTGGGTTACGGTAACAGGAGGCTCTCCCTCATCATGCCTGTACTGGCATCCTTCACGGTTTCTGGTGTTGCCTTCTTCCTGATCAATACGGGTGCCGTGAGCGGGAACCTCACACTCCTTGTACCGCCGCTGATATACTTTATCCCCGGTGTAACCCTAACCACAGGAATCTATGAACTTGCAAGTGGTGAACTGGTTTCAGGGTCAAGCAGGGTGATATACGGCTGCATGGTTCTTCTCCTCCTCCTGTTTGGTGTCCTGATGGGTATGCAGCTTAACAGGTTTCCGCAGGAGGAATTTGCAGCCATAAAAATATCAGCCATGAGCTACAGCCCGTATCTGGGGGCATTCATATTTGCCGTTGGTATATATCTCTTCCTCTCTGTCTACCGGAGTGATTTTCCATGGATACTTCTTGTGCTCTACAGTGCACTCATGGGACAGCAGCTGGGAAATGTAGCTGGAGGAGGACTCCTCGGGGCATTTCTGGGGGCCCTGTCAATGACACTGGTTGCCAGGGGCATTGAGCTTGCAGGTAAGACTCCGCACTTCGTCACCCTCTACCCGGCCTTCTGGTTCCTTGCTCCCGGGTCCCTGGGTTTCATAGGACTCGCAAATCTCCTGGGGAGGAACTATCTGACATCCGTGGCTGAGATAACACTCTTCGCAATGACTGTGGTTGCAATAGCCCTTGGACTGCTTGTTGGCGCACTGCTCACGGAACCATTCAGTGATAAAATAAGAGCCCCGGGCGGGGATTGAACCCGCGACCTCGGGATTACGAATCCCGCGCTCTCCCACCTAAGCTACCGAGGCCTGAAGTAATTTTTTATGACTTATTGAAACTGAAGCCTTAAATAATTAATGGTCCGCATGTATGATCCTGAACCCTGCCTTGATGTTTGAAAACTCCCATCTGGTCCCTGTTCTAAGGTTTATATGTGTTATGAAGCCCTATCATGATCGAACCCTATCCTAAATGGGAATTTCGGAGGATGTTCATCTCTGACCAGGTAATCATCATCGTTAACGTTTTCATGGCTTTTTTCTAAGTTCTGGTCTGTTTTTGAGGAGTCCCTTTAAATTTCTGTCCTGGCTTTCCACTCTTTCCATCAGGTAAATACTTTGCAGATCCGTAGTATATATGAGTTTTTTGTATAATTCAAAACCTGAAGGTTTTTTGAAGGAACCTGTGTGTGGATGAAGAGAGCCTTCAGGAAATGGTCGGGCTGTCTCCATCCAGGTCAAGTTTCATGCCATCCCTCGCTGCCAGTGTCCTGATACCCGTTGCCTCCTGGACCCTGAATGCCTCCATCTCAGGGTCGTTGAGTATCATCTTCATTCCAAGGTGGGTCATCACTGCAATACCCGGTTTCACATCCTCCACAAGTTTTATGAAATCATCCGTACACATGTGGCCCCTTATATGCTCATCCCCGGGTCTTATGACGCTTGATATGAGGACATCCGCCCCCCGGTGGTAATCTGCAAGTCCATCGAAGTACTCTGTATCCGAGGTATAGGACACTGAAAGATCATCAGCCCTTAACCTGAACCCCACACCTGTCGGGTCCCCATGGACGGTGCCTG harbors:
- the aroC gene encoding chorismate synthase, which produces MFRVTTFGSSHGPAVGAVIDGCPAGLELSEDDIQQELNRRRPGTSALTTPRAESDRVEILSGIFRERTDGTPIAGIVRNLDADSKSYSNIKNTPRPGHGDYTWRARFRNYDYRGGGRGSGRVTIGHVIGGAVAKKLIGNYGLTVTGHVVQVGDVKADTVSLKRIGEYAESNPVRCADPRAARQMEEVILDARSRGDSVGGVVEVVVLGAPPGLGDPVFSKLDADMARALMGIGSVKGVEIGMGFEVAEHRASEINDEFYLDDDGKVRTTTNTSGGILGGISSGMPITARIAVKPTPSISVPQKTVDLERMEETTIEVRGRHDPCICPRVVPVAEAAVAIVLADHMIRAGFIHPTYIGKE
- a CDS encoding threonine/serine exporter ThrE family protein, which gives rise to MTAELLEFLEELSRALIASGNSVTDTERILRSVAESQGVEVEVSVLPTMIIIKAEGEVSRMGLAAQSPGMMPLHQVTEIYRLTDDVTSLRMEVGEALGELRGILRGSHRFGRYGILLGYLILSIGIALLIQPDPDLVVYSSFLSLIAGSLIVVGYGNRRLSLIMPVLASFTVSGVAFFLINTGAVSGNLTLLVPPLIYFIPGVTLTTGIYELASGELVSGSSRVIYGCMVLLLLLFGVLMGMQLNRFPQEEFAAIKISAMSYSPYLGAFIFAVGIYLFLSVYRSDFPWILLVLYSALMGQQLGNVAGGGLLGAFLGALSMTLVARGIELAGKTPHFVTLYPAFWFLAPGSLGFIGLANLLGRNYLTSVAEITLFAMTVVAIALGLLVGALLTEPFSDKIRAPGGD